One Ignavibacteria bacterium genomic window carries:
- the rplX gene encoding 50S ribosomal protein L24, giving the protein MRLKIKKNDNVIVIAGNEKGKTGKVLKVFPKKQRVIVEGVNIVKRHTRPSQKNPQGGIIKKEAPIHISNVMLIDPKTNERTRVGSKIIFDETTGKKKIVRVSKKSGEMI; this is encoded by the coding sequence ATGAGACTAAAAATCAAAAAAAATGATAACGTTATAGTAATTGCAGGTAATGAAAAAGGAAAGACCGGAAAAGTTCTAAAAGTCTTTCCCAAAAAACAAAGAGTAATTGTTGAAGGTGTTAATATAGTAAAAAGACATACTAGACCTTCCCAGAAAAATCCACAGGGAGGTATAATTAAAAAAGAAGCACCTATTCATATTTCGAATGTAATGCTTATTGATCCAAAAACTAACGAAAGAACCAGAGTAGGATCAAAAATAATTTTTGATGAAACTACAGGAAAGAAAAAAATAGTTCGTGTTAGTAAAAAATCTGGAGAAATGATTTAG
- the rplN gene encoding 50S ribosomal protein L14: protein MIQEETNLVVADNSGAKKVRCIRVLGGSNRRYATVGDIIVVSVKSAIPGGAVKKGDVSRAVVVRTKKEVRRKDGTYIRFDENAAVLLDNKNEPRGTRIFGPVARELREKQFMKIVSLAPEVL from the coding sequence ATGATTCAGGAAGAAACCAATTTAGTTGTAGCAGATAATTCAGGTGCTAAGAAAGTTAGATGTATTCGTGTTCTTGGCGGAAGCAATAGAAGATATGCAACTGTTGGTGATATTATCGTTGTTTCAGTTAAATCTGCTATCCCTGGTGGTGCAGTAAAAAAAGGTGATGTATCCAGAGCCGTTGTTGTAAGAACAAAGAAAGAAGTTAGACGAAAAGATGGAACATATATCCGATTTGATGAAAATGCAGCTGTTTTGTTAGATAATAAAAACGAGCCAAGAGGTACTCGTATTTTCGGACCAGTTGCTCGTGAACTAAGAGAAAAACAATTTATGAAAATTGTATCATTAGCTCCTGAAGTTTTATAA
- the rpsQ gene encoding 30S ribosomal protein S17 has translation MTTTRGRRKTRIGKVVSNKMDKSIVVAIERRVAHPIYKKYYKKTTKLMAHDPNNECQIGDIVEIMETRPLSKRKRWRLVKILEREK, from the coding sequence ATGACTACAACTCGTGGAAGAAGAAAAACCAGAATCGGTAAAGTCGTGAGCAACAAAATGGATAAAAGCATTGTCGTTGCAATTGAACGCAGAGTTGCTCATCCTATCTATAAAAAATATTATAAAAAGACCACTAAATTAATGGCTCACGATCCCAACAATGAATGCCAAATTGGCGATATCGTCGAAATAATGGAAACCAGACCATTAAGCAAAAGAAAAAGATGGCGATTAGTGAAAATTCTCGAAAGAGAAAAATAA
- the rpmC gene encoding 50S ribosomal protein L29: MKMYEIRQMTDEELRKRIQEEENNLVDLRFALATKQLTNTAKIKLTRRDIARMKTVLRERELGIERKTDSGKKEVK; this comes from the coding sequence ATGAAAATGTATGAAATTAGACAAATGACAGACGAAGAATTAAGAAAAAGAATTCAAGAAGAAGAAAATAATTTAGTTGATTTAAGATTTGCTCTTGCAACAAAACAATTAACAAACACAGCAAAAATTAAATTAACAAGACGAGATATTGCAAGAATGAAGACGGTTTTACGTGAAAGAGAACTTGGAATTGAGAGAAAAACCGATTCTGGGAAAAAGGAGGTGAAATAA
- the rplP gene encoding 50S ribosomal protein L16, translated as MLMPKRVKYRKAQRGRMKGKATRGNTVAFGDFGLKALEPHWITARQIEACRVALSRKMKRDGKIWIRIFPDKPVTKKPLETRMGKGKGAPEFWVAVVKPGRVMFEVGGVDANVAMEALKLAAHKLPIKTKIVTRIDYKAE; from the coding sequence ATGTTAATGCCTAAAAGAGTAAAGTATCGAAAAGCACAAAGAGGTCGAATGAAAGGTAAAGCAACTCGTGGTAATACTGTTGCTTTCGGTGATTTTGGTTTAAAAGCTTTGGAACCTCATTGGATTACTGCTCGACAAATCGAAGCATGCAGAGTGGCTCTCTCGAGAAAAATGAAGAGAGATGGTAAAATCTGGATTAGAATCTTCCCAGATAAACCTGTTACAAAAAAACCACTTGAAACAAGAATGGGTAAAGGTAAAGGTGCGCCAGAATTTTGGGTAGCTGTAGTCAAACCAGGAAGAGTTATGTTCGAGGTTGGTGGGGTTGATGCAAATGTTGCTATGGAAGCCTTAAAATTAGCTGCTCACAAGCTTCCAATTAAAACTAAAATTGTTACCCGAATTGACTACAAAGCTGAATAG
- the rpsC gene encoding 30S ribosomal protein S3: MGQKSNPIGLRIGITRSWESNWYEEKSFGPKLVEDVKIRNYIKSRLENAGVSKILIERTAKDLTITIHTSRPGVVIGRSGKDIQQLEAELKKLFDKEVKVQIHEIKRPELDAELVAKNIARQIENRISHRRAMKTAITAAMRMGAEGIRIKCGGRIAGAEMARSEQYKEGRVPLHTFRADIDYATATAQTIYGSIGVKVWICRGEIFGKIGEKIGA, encoded by the coding sequence TTGGGACAGAAATCTAATCCAATTGGTTTGAGAATAGGTATTACAAGAAGTTGGGAATCCAACTGGTACGAAGAAAAATCCTTTGGACCCAAACTCGTTGAAGATGTTAAGATTCGTAATTACATAAAAAGCAGATTAGAAAATGCTGGTGTATCAAAAATTTTAATTGAAAGAACAGCAAAAGATCTAACCATTACAATTCATACTTCTCGACCGGGTGTTGTTATAGGTCGAAGTGGAAAAGATATTCAACAGCTCGAAGCAGAACTTAAAAAGTTATTTGATAAAGAAGTTAAAGTTCAGATCCATGAAATAAAAAGACCTGAATTGGATGCTGAACTTGTTGCAAAAAATATTGCTCGACAAATTGAAAATCGAATCTCTCACAGAAGAGCTATGAAAACTGCTATAACAGCAGCGATGAGGATGGGTGCCGAAGGAATTAGAATTAAATGCGGTGGCCGTATAGCTGGTGCAGAAATGGCAAGATCTGAGCAATATAAAGAAGGTCGTGTACCTCTACATACTTTCAGAGCAGATATTGATTATGCAACCGCAACTGCTCAAACCATTTATGGTTCAATTGGTGTAAAAGTATGGATATGTAGAGGCGAAATATTCGGTAAAATCGGCGAAAAAATTGGAGCTTAA
- the rplV gene encoding 50S ribosomal protein L22 — protein sequence MEAKATFRYIPTSPRKMRTVIDLIRGKSVEEALSILHFTKKHAARDAEKVLRSAVANLMNKVEDGRVEVSDLYIKEAYVDGGPMLKRILPAPQGRAYRIRKRSNHVTIVVAQKETKS from the coding sequence ATGGAAGCAAAAGCAACGTTTAGATATATTCCAACATCACCTCGAAAGATGAGGACGGTTATTGATTTAATTCGAGGAAAATCAGTTGAAGAGGCACTAAGCATTTTACATTTTACTAAGAAACATGCTGCCAGAGATGCTGAGAAAGTTTTAAGATCTGCTGTTGCAAATCTAATGAACAAAGTTGAAGATGGTCGTGTTGAAGTAAGTGATCTGTATATCAAAGAAGCTTATGTTGATGGCGGTCCAATGTTGAAAAGAATTTTGCCAGCTCCACAAGGTCGAGCTTATAGAATTAGAAAAAGATCTAATCATGTAACTATTGTTGTTGCACAAAAAGAAACAAAATCATAG
- the rpsS gene encoding 30S ribosomal protein S19, producing MPRSVKKGPYINEKLLKKIRALNEANQKKMIKTWSRSSTISPEFVGHTIAIHNGKQFIPVLITEYMVGHKLGEFAPTRIFRGHPGTKAEKASKAK from the coding sequence ATGCCAAGATCAGTTAAAAAAGGTCCATATATAAACGAAAAGTTATTGAAAAAGATTAGAGCTTTGAATGAAGCCAATCAGAAAAAAATGATTAAAACCTGGTCTCGTTCTTCAACTATATCACCAGAATTTGTAGGACATACTATAGCTATTCACAATGGAAAACAATTTATTCCAGTCTTAATAACTGAATATATGGTTGGTCATAAACTCGGGGAATTTGCACCTACGAGAATTTTTAGAGGACATCCTGGTACTAAAGCAGAAAAAGCAAGTAAAGCAAAATAA
- the rplB gene encoding 50S ribosomal protein L2 — MGLKKLKPVTPSQRFAILPDFSEITKTEPEKSLLEPLKKSGGRNNYGRLTARHRGGGHKRMYRIIDFKRDKRDIPGKVYSIEYDPNRSARIALIHYADGEKRYILAPNGLKIGDTIVAGENVEIKPGNAMPLGIVPLGSFVHNVELKPGKGGQLARSAGTSAQVVAREGKYVHLKLPSGEVRLVNVNCYCTYGVVGNADHENISLGKAGRNRWLGWRSYVRGVAMNPIDHPNGGGEGKSKSGGGWQHPTSPWGQYAKGLKTRKKNKLSNKYIVKRRK; from the coding sequence ATGGGACTAAAAAAATTAAAACCAGTAACGCCATCACAAAGATTTGCAATACTACCAGATTTTTCTGAAATCACTAAAACTGAACCAGAAAAATCGCTGCTCGAGCCATTAAAGAAATCTGGTGGTAGAAATAATTATGGTCGATTGACAGCTCGTCATCGTGGTGGTGGCCATAAGAGAATGTATCGAATAATCGATTTTAAACGAGATAAAAGAGATATTCCAGGAAAGGTTTATTCCATAGAATATGATCCTAATAGATCCGCTAGAATCGCATTAATCCATTATGCTGATGGAGAAAAACGGTACATTCTTGCTCCTAATGGATTAAAGATTGGAGATACGATTGTTGCTGGTGAAAATGTTGAAATAAAACCTGGTAATGCAATGCCTCTTGGCATTGTCCCTTTAGGTAGTTTCGTTCATAATGTTGAATTAAAGCCAGGGAAAGGTGGTCAGCTTGCAAGAAGCGCTGGAACCTCTGCGCAAGTAGTTGCACGTGAAGGCAAATATGTTCATTTGAAATTACCATCTGGTGAAGTAAGATTAGTTAATGTGAATTGTTATTGCACATATGGAGTCGTCGGTAATGCTGATCATGAAAATATAAGTTTAGGTAAAGCTGGACGAAATAGATGGTTAGGTTGGAGATCGTATGTAAGAGGTGTTGCTATGAACCCTATTGATCATCCAAATGGTGGTGGTGAAGGTAAAAGTAAAAGTGGTGGTGGATGGCAACATCCAACTTCGCCTTGGGGTCAATATGCTAAAGGTTTGAAAACAAGAAAGAAAAACAAACTATCTAATAAATATATCGTCAAACGAAGAAAGTAG
- the rplW gene encoding 50S ribosomal protein L23, with product MSKNINDILIRPLLTEKLTGLQDKGVNVYGFVVARDANKIEIAKAVEQKFNVKVVNVRTVIRKGKTRTQFRRSGRFTGRTATIKKAYVTLEKDQKIDFFENI from the coding sequence ATGAGTAAAAATATTAACGATATATTAATTCGACCCTTATTAACTGAAAAGTTGACAGGACTTCAAGATAAAGGTGTAAATGTTTACGGTTTTGTTGTTGCTCGAGATGCAAACAAAATTGAAATAGCTAAAGCAGTCGAGCAAAAATTTAATGTAAAAGTTGTCAATGTTAGAACAGTTATTAGAAAAGGGAAAACAAGAACACAATTTCGCAGATCTGGAAGATTCACTGGTAGAACTGCGACTATTAAAAAAGCTTATGTAACTCTGGAAAAAGATCAGAAAATTGATTTCTTTGAGAACATTTAA
- the rplD gene encoding 50S ribosomal protein L4, which yields MKVDIYKIDGSLTGRQIELNPKVFDIQPNDHAIYLAVKAYLANQRQGTAKAKERSEVSGGGRKPWRQKGTGRARAGSIRSPLWVGGGTIFGPKPRDYEMKLPKKVKLLARLSALTYKAKSNQIIVVEDFDFEQPKTKEMFNIIKALNLNDKKTLLLTEGYNKNIYLSGRNIPTLNVLEAQKASTYDILNNKVLLLQESALNLINQKFSHE from the coding sequence ATGAAAGTTGACATTTATAAAATAGATGGTTCATTAACTGGACGACAGATTGAGCTGAATCCAAAAGTTTTTGATATTCAGCCAAATGATCATGCAATTTATCTTGCGGTAAAAGCTTACTTAGCAAATCAGCGTCAGGGTACTGCTAAGGCAAAGGAAAGAAGTGAAGTTAGCGGTGGCGGTCGAAAACCCTGGAGACAAAAAGGAACTGGTCGTGCGCGTGCTGGTTCGATTAGATCTCCATTGTGGGTTGGAGGTGGAACTATTTTCGGTCCGAAACCGCGTGATTATGAAATGAAATTACCAAAGAAAGTAAAATTACTTGCTCGTTTGTCTGCTTTAACATATAAAGCTAAAAGCAATCAAATAATTGTAGTTGAAGATTTTGATTTTGAGCAGCCCAAAACTAAAGAGATGTTTAATATTATTAAGGCGTTAAATCTAAACGACAAAAAAACATTACTTTTAACGGAAGGATACAATAAGAATATTTATTTATCTGGAAGAAATATTCCAACCTTAAATGTTCTGGAAGCTCAAAAAGCATCGACATATGATATTTTGAATAACAAAGTATTGTTATTACAGGAAAGTGCATTGAACTTAATAAATCAAAAGTTTAGCCATGAGTAA
- the rplC gene encoding 50S ribosomal protein L3, translating to MIGLLGKKTGMTRIFDENGNVIPVTIVEAGPCFVTQIKTKENDGYDAVQLGFDDKKIKSTTKPLLGHFKKAGLSPKRFLAEFRNFDLKDLKLGQEITVDLFNVGDKITVQGISKGRGFQGVVKRHGFGGGPVTHGQSDRLRAPGSIGASSFPSRVFKGQRMAGRMGGEKVSIRNLKIVKIDKDQNLIFIKGAIPGHINGYVKLMKK from the coding sequence ATGATTGGCCTTTTAGGTAAAAAAACAGGAATGACAAGAATTTTCGATGAAAATGGAAATGTTATTCCAGTAACAATAGTCGAAGCAGGTCCCTGCTTTGTCACTCAAATCAAAACAAAAGAAAATGATGGTTACGATGCTGTTCAATTAGGTTTCGATGATAAAAAAATTAAAAGTACAACTAAGCCATTGCTTGGACACTTCAAAAAAGCAGGGCTTTCGCCTAAAAGATTTTTAGCTGAATTCAGAAATTTTGACTTAAAAGATTTGAAATTAGGACAAGAGATAACGGTTGATCTCTTTAATGTTGGTGATAAGATTACAGTGCAGGGTATTTCCAAAGGTAGAGGCTTTCAAGGTGTTGTAAAAAGACATGGATTTGGTGGTGGTCCCGTAACTCACGGGCAAAGTGACAGATTGAGAGCTCCTGGTTCTATTGGAGCAAGCTCATTCCCAAGCCGTGTATTCAAAGGTCAAAGAATGGCTGGAAGAATGGGCGGTGAAAAAGTTTCAATTAGAAATCTAAAAATTGTCAAAATAGATAAAGACCAGAATCTCATTTTTATCAAAGGAGCTATTCCTGGTCATATTAACGGTTATGTGAAATTGATGAAGAAGTAA
- the rpsJ gene encoding 30S ribosomal protein S10: MQSQKIRIKLKSYDHNLLDKSAEKIIKTVRSTGALVSGPIPLPTKRTVYTVLRSPHVDKKSRDQFEIRSHKRLIDILNSNNKTIDSLMKLDIPAGVDIEIKVNA; encoded by the coding sequence GTGCAAAGTCAAAAGATACGTATTAAGCTAAAGTCATACGATCATAATTTACTTGATAAATCAGCTGAAAAAATTATCAAGACAGTAAGAAGTACCGGGGCTCTTGTGTCGGGTCCCATTCCTTTGCCAACTAAAAGAACCGTTTATACAGTTCTTAGATCTCCTCATGTTGATAAAAAATCACGTGATCAATTTGAAATTCGTTCTCATAAACGTTTGATTGATATCTTAAATTCAAACAATAAAACAATAGATTCATTAATGAAACTCGATATCCCTGCGGGTGTCGATATTGAGATTAAAGTTAATGCATAG
- the tuf gene encoding elongation factor Tu: protein MAKEKFDRSKPHVNVGTIGHVDHGKTTLTAAITMVLAKKNLAQVRTFDSIDNAPEEKARGITIATAHVEYSSEKRHYAHVDCPGHADYIKNMITGAAQMDGAILVVAATDGPMPQTREHILLARQVGVPAIVVFMNKVDAVDDPELLDLVEMEVRELLTKYEFPGDEVPVIRGSALKAMEKAMQPNSTADEPEFKCIYELVDALDNYIPLPQREIDKPFLMPVEDVFSITGRGTVATGRVERGRIKLNEEVELIGLGQHKKTVVTGIEMFRKELDEAIAGDNAGLLLRGIGKDEIERGMVVAKPGSITPHKKFECEVYVLSKEEGGRHTPFFSGYRPQFYFRTTDVTGVVTLPEGVEMVMPGDNVRLTVDLISEIAMEEGLRFAIREGGRTVGAGVVTKILE, encoded by the coding sequence ATGGCAAAGGAAAAATTTGATAGAAGTAAACCTCACGTGAATGTCGGAACAATTGGTCACGTGGATCATGGTAAAACTACTCTAACTGCTGCTATCACAATGGTTCTTGCCAAGAAAAATCTTGCTCAGGTAAGAACATTCGATTCAATTGACAATGCACCAGAAGAAAAAGCTCGTGGTATTACCATAGCAACAGCACACGTAGAATATTCTTCTGAAAAGAGACACTATGCACACGTTGACTGCCCGGGTCACGCTGATTACATTAAGAATATGATCACTGGTGCAGCTCAGATGGATGGTGCAATTTTAGTTGTTGCAGCAACAGATGGTCCAATGCCTCAAACAAGAGAGCATATTCTTTTAGCTCGTCAGGTCGGTGTTCCTGCTATTGTTGTTTTTATGAACAAAGTTGACGCTGTTGATGATCCAGAATTGTTAGATCTTGTTGAAATGGAAGTTCGTGAATTGTTAACTAAATATGAATTCCCAGGTGATGAAGTGCCTGTAATTCGTGGTAGTGCTTTGAAGGCAATGGAAAAAGCAATGCAGCCAAACTCAACTGCCGATGAACCAGAATTTAAATGCATTTATGAATTAGTTGATGCTCTTGATAACTATATTCCATTACCACAAAGAGAAATTGATAAACCATTCTTAATGCCTGTAGAAGACGTTTTCAGTATTACCGGGCGTGGTACCGTTGCAACTGGTAGAGTCGAAAGAGGAAGAATCAAGTTGAATGAAGAAGTTGAGTTAATCGGTTTAGGTCAACATAAGAAAACTGTTGTAACTGGTATCGAGATGTTCAGAAAAGAACTTGATGAAGCAATTGCTGGTGATAATGCAGGATTATTGTTGAGAGGTATTGGCAAGGACGAAATTGAAAGAGGAATGGTTGTAGCAAAACCAGGAAGTATTACTCCACATAAAAAATTTGAATGCGAAGTATACGTTTTGTCAAAAGAAGAAGGTGGTCGTCATACTCCATTCTTCTCAGGTTATAGACCACAGTTCTATTTCAGAACAACTGATGTTACTGGTGTAGTTACTTTGCCAGAAGGTGTTGAAATGGTTATGCCGGGAGATAATGTAAGATTAACTGTTGACTTAATTTCAGAAATAGCTATGGAAGAAGGATTGAGATTTGCTATTCGTGAAGGTGGTAGAACTGTCGGTGCTGGTGTTGTAACAAAGATTTTAGAGTAA
- the fusA gene encoding elongation factor G, which yields MPRGLPIEKLRNIGIMAHIDAGKTTTTERILFYTGKVHRMGEVHDGSATMDFMEQERERGITITSAATTCEWKGHRINIIDTPGHVDFTVEVERSLRVLDGAVALFCAVGGVEPQSETVWRQADKFGVPRIAFVNKMDRVGADFFNVIQMMKDRLSANPVPVQVPIGEGDMFTGVIDLIRMKAVMYTEDPLGTRFEVFDIPKDLEAYAKEHRTKLLESVSDIDDTLLEKYLEGLEITEDEIKKVIRQATIKGTIVPVLCGSAFKNKGIQLLLDAIIDYLPSPADLPDIVGHHPHLNDLVTRKLTENEKFTALAFKIMSDPYVGRLTFFRVYSGKATAGSYVYNSNKEKKERLGRLLQMHANHRTDIDEVYAGDIAAAVGLKFTKTGDTLCDESDPIILEKMEFPEPVIQIAIEPKTKADQDKLSEALNRLADEDPTFRVSVNEETGQTLIAGMGELHLEILVDRMKREFNVEANVGKPQVAYRETITKKVQAEGKFIKQTGGRGKYGHVWIEVEPNEKGKGYEFINKIVGGVIPKEYIPAVSAGIEEAMKNGVLAGYPVVDVKVTLFDGSYHEVDSDEISFKVAGSIAFKEAAKKADPVLLEPIMEVEVVTPEEYLGDVMGDLNSRRGKIEGFSARKDAQVIRALVPLSEMFGYATILRSMTQGRALYTMQFAFYQEVPKQIADQLVEKSIGKEGIKV from the coding sequence ATGCCTAGAGGATTGCCAATTGAAAAATTGAGAAATATTGGAATTATGGCTCATATCGATGCCGGAAAAACAACTACTACGGAAAGAATTTTATTCTATACAGGTAAAGTGCATCGAATGGGCGAAGTGCACGATGGCTCTGCAACTATGGATTTTATGGAGCAAGAACGTGAACGTGGTATAACTATTACAAGTGCAGCAACTACTTGTGAATGGAAAGGTCATAGGATCAACATTATTGATACTCCAGGACACGTTGATTTTACTGTTGAAGTTGAAAGGTCATTAAGAGTACTGGATGGTGCAGTAGCTCTCTTCTGTGCAGTAGGTGGTGTTGAACCACAATCAGAAACAGTTTGGAGACAGGCTGATAAGTTTGGTGTTCCCCGTATCGCTTTTGTAAATAAAATGGATCGCGTCGGTGCTGATTTCTTTAATGTAATTCAAATGATGAAAGATAGATTAAGTGCTAATCCTGTTCCTGTGCAGGTGCCTATCGGTGAAGGTGATATGTTTACTGGCGTGATTGATTTAATTAGAATGAAAGCTGTTATGTATACTGAAGATCCCCTCGGTACCAGGTTTGAAGTTTTTGATATTCCCAAAGATCTTGAAGCTTATGCTAAAGAACATAGAACTAAATTATTAGAATCTGTATCTGACATTGATGATACTTTGTTGGAAAAATATCTTGAGGGACTTGAAATTACTGAAGATGAAATAAAAAAGGTTATCCGTCAAGCAACTATAAAAGGTACAATAGTCCCAGTTTTGTGTGGATCTGCATTTAAGAATAAAGGTATTCAGTTATTATTAGATGCAATTATAGATTACTTGCCATCTCCCGCAGATTTACCAGATATTGTTGGTCATCATCCTCATTTGAATGACCTTGTTACAAGAAAATTAACAGAAAATGAAAAATTCACAGCGTTGGCATTTAAAATTATGAGCGACCCTTATGTTGGTCGCTTAACTTTCTTTAGAGTTTATTCGGGTAAAGCCACTGCAGGTTCGTACGTTTACAATTCAAACAAAGAAAAGAAAGAAAGATTGGGAAGACTCCTGCAGATGCATGCAAATCACAGAACTGATATTGATGAAGTATACGCAGGAGATATTGCTGCAGCTGTTGGTTTGAAATTCACTAAGACTGGCGATACTCTATGTGATGAATCTGACCCAATAATTTTAGAGAAAATGGAATTCCCGGAACCGGTTATTCAAATTGCAATTGAGCCTAAGACAAAAGCTGATCAAGATAAGTTGTCTGAAGCTTTAAATAGATTGGCTGATGAAGATCCAACATTTAGAGTAAGTGTTAATGAAGAGACTGGTCAAACATTAATTGCTGGAATGGGTGAACTTCATCTCGAAATTCTTGTTGATAGAATGAAGAGGGAATTCAATGTAGAAGCTAATGTTGGCAAACCACAGGTTGCTTATAGAGAAACTATTACCAAAAAGGTTCAAGCCGAAGGGAAATTTATCAAACAGACAGGTGGTAGGGGTAAATATGGTCATGTCTGGATTGAAGTAGAACCAAATGAAAAAGGTAAAGGTTACGAATTTATAAACAAGATAGTTGGTGGTGTAATCCCTAAAGAATACATTCCTGCTGTATCAGCTGGTATAGAAGAGGCTATGAAAAATGGTGTTTTAGCTGGCTATCCTGTCGTAGATGTAAAGGTAACTTTGTTTGATGGTTCATATCACGAAGTTGACTCTGATGAAATTTCATTTAAAGTAGCAGGATCAATTGCATTCAAAGAAGCGGCAAAGAAAGCTGATCCAGTTCTCTTAGAACCAATTATGGAAGTTGAAGTTGTTACGCCCGAAGAATATCTGGGCGATGTAATGGGAGATTTAAATTCAAGAAGAGGGAAGATTGAAGGGTTTAGTGCGAGAAAAGATGCTCAAGTTATAAGAGCACTTGTCCCATTATCTGAGATGTTTGGATATGCAACTATTTTAAGATCAATGACTCAAGGAAGAGCTTTATATACTATGCAATTTGCATTTTATCAAGAAGTGCCAAAGCAAATTGCTGATCAATTAGTAGAAAAATCTATTGGTAAAGAAGGAATTAAAGTTTAA
- the rpsG gene encoding 30S ribosomal protein S7 — protein sequence MRKRRAEKRILPPDPIYNEVLVTKLINYVMKRGKKNVARKLVYGAFDIIKEKTNKNPLEVFLKAVNNVQPMIEVRSRRIGGATYQVPTEVRPERRIALALRWIINFARERKDKSFANKLAAELMAAANNEGAAIKKKEDTHRMAEANKAFAHFKW from the coding sequence ATGAGAAAGAGAAGAGCAGAAAAAAGAATTTTGCCGCCTGATCCAATTTATAATGAAGTTCTTGTAACTAAACTTATAAATTATGTGATGAAACGCGGCAAAAAGAATGTTGCACGCAAATTAGTTTATGGTGCCTTTGATATAATAAAAGAGAAAACCAACAAAAATCCACTTGAAGTCTTTTTAAAAGCAGTTAACAATGTTCAACCGATGATTGAAGTTAGAAGTCGAAGAATTGGTGGTGCAACTTATCAAGTACCAACTGAAGTCAGACCAGAGAGAAGGATTGCATTGGCTTTAAGATGGATTATTAATTTTGCTAGAGAAAGAAAAGATAAATCATTTGCAAATAAACTCGCTGCTGAACTAATGGCTGCTGCAAATAACGAAGGTGCAGCCATTAAGAAGAAAGAAGACACTCATCGAATGGCTGAAGCAAATAAAGCTTTTGCTCATTTTAAATGGTAA
- a CDS encoding 30S ribosomal protein S12 yields MPTINQLVRQNRVKVKSKSKSPALQGCPQKRGVCTRVYTTTPKKPNSALRKVARVRLSNGIEVTAYIPGEGHNLQEHSIVLVRGGRVKDLPGVRYHIIRGTLDAAGVQDRKQGRSKYGTKKAKTASK; encoded by the coding sequence TTGCCAACTATAAATCAGTTAGTTAGACAAAATAGAGTAAAAGTTAAAAGTAAGAGCAAGTCACCGGCTCTTCAAGGATGCCCCCAAAAAAGAGGGGTTTGTACACGTGTCTATACTACAACTCCGAAAAAACCTAACTCCGCTCTACGGAAGGTAGCTCGTGTTAGACTTTCAAATGGTATAGAAGTAACAGCTTATATTCCAGGTGAAGGTCACAATTTGCAAGAGCACTCAATAGTTCTTGTTCGCGGAGGAAGAGTTAAGGATTTACCAGGTGTTAGATATCATATTATTCGCGGAACGCTTGATGCTGCTGGTGTTCAGGATAGAAAACAGGGTAGATCTAAATACGGAACTAAAAAAGCAAAAACAGCAAGTAAGTAA